GGCAAGTTTCTCAAGGACTACAAACCGACCTCTTGGTAAAGAAACCCCTACAGAAAAGCGTATCGCTCCAAAACAAAGACACATACACCCAAAGAAAAACCAAGCCAATACAACAACAAAATCATACCATCAATCCCCTAACTCGTGCTCCCAATCACCTACACACTCACCCAATCGACACAATGGATCGAAACACTCCATCGCCAGTTGCCCTCTACCTTGGCCGACAATACCCTTACACTGCTCCCTGAGGTAGGCAGTGGTACAATCAGGGTATTTGAGATCCAGCCAGGCCTCTATGTCACCTACATCGATGTGCAGCTCAACCAACCCGTCCAGCTCCATCGCGTCCCTGCCTCATCCAACGATCACTTCATCGTCAATTTTCATATCTCACAAACCACCATCCTCAAAGAAACCGAACACAACTCCTACCAACTCGGACTGAGCAACCAGAGTGTTTTGCTCTCTTCCGCCATGACACAGGCCAAACTGAGCCTCCCTACGCACCAGCCCATCCATGTATTCAACATTACGTTTTCGAAAGCGTGGTTTGAGACCAACCTCCAAGAAAACAACAGTACGCTGAGCCACCTGCTCTCCCAAGAGGTCGGGATCTACCTCTTCGAAAACCTCGACTATACCCTGAGTCAGACCATCGCAGGCTTCCGCGCCCAGCCAGAGCAATTCAGCAAGATCAATTTGTTTGCCCGCGTACTACAGATCCTCTCTCACTTCTTTGACAAAGTCGAAAACCGAGCCCATACACAGTCCAAATCCATAGCCCCCACAGACCTCAAAGCACTGATGGCCGTACGACACGCGCTAGAACAAAACTGGGACACGCCACAGTCCAACGAGACCCTGGCCTCCTCGGCAGGAATGAGTCTCTCCAAATTCAAAGGGCTATTCAAACAAGTCTTTGGCATCACACCCTACCAATACCACCTCCAGTACAAACTCGACAAAGCCAAAGAAATGCTCCTCCAACAACAACACAGCATCTCCGAAGTGGGGTACCTCATCGGCTACAGCAACCTGAGCCAGTTTTCGAAGGCCTTCAAAAAATACCACGGCCAGTTGCCACGGGAGATCCTCGGTGCCTAAACCCACCCCATCGCTGCGGTCATCGCATGATTGACCGATTGGGGCAGGGCTCTGGCTTTTGGGGATAGTATGATGCGACGGAGGGTGGTTTATTTGTGCACACAATCAAAAACCAAAACATGCAAGCAACAATCAAAAACCTCCTGACACCTACGTCATTGTTCCTCACTTTTGTACTCACACTGGCCATACCGCTGGTGAGCGTAGCACAACAAGGCTTTTATTTCGGGACGGGCTTCAACACCTACATGACCCACGAAGAAGTCCGAAGCAGTGACGGGCAGTATGACTTTTCGCACAGCACCCAATCCAAAAACGACGGTTTCCTCTCACAATCCCTCGGAGACTATGGAGTCGGCCTCTCCTTGGGCTTTCGAAAAAACATCAACGCTCCCAGTGGAAAAAACATCCTCACACTGGATGCCCAATACTACTACAACTACCAAAACGTCACCCTAGACAATGATTTTGATGCCTTCCGCATCAAGACCACAGCCCACTACAACCACGGCTATCGCCTCGCTCTGGGACACCACTTTGGGATGATCCACCCCTACCTCATCATCCAGGGCATCTACCAAAACATCTCCCCCTACAACAGCAGCATCGACAATGACGGCATCATCTACGACGTGGATGACGATGGTACCATCCTCGACACCACCCTCAAAACCAAAGGAGACAGTTTTAGCACCGAGGTGTTCAGCTTCATCGGTGGATTCGGGATCGAAGTACCCGTACACCCCAAGTGGACAGTCAATGTCGAATACATCCCCATGAAACACGTCGAGTACGGCCTCCGCTCGGTCAGCAACCCCGACAACTACTTCGCCAACGGCCTAGTCATCAACCAACTCCATGTAGGGTTTAGGTACTTCCTATACGACCCTTTCGGGAAATAACCCCCCACCCGCGGACCTGCCCCGCAGTTCGGTCGGTGGGTATTTTGGCAATGGCAGGCTCGAGTCAAGTCTCATAGTGCGCCCAAAAAGACTATAGGCATGACAGGAAGGAAACACCAACAACGAGCGGACACTCTCCTCTATTGTAGGTCTTAGCGGAGATCAAGAGCGGAGGGATTCCCAAAAGTAAACCTGATGCGATGCGCCGCTGCTTTAGCATCTTTTTCAATCTCAAAAATGTACGTTTAGACGGATCTGAGGGCGGTTTTTCAAACCACGTGTGATCGGAGCTTCAAACACACGTCTTTGGAGGCTCAACCACGTGTGGTTGGCGTGTCAATCACACGTGGTTGGCGCGTCAAACACACGTGGTTCAAACCGCAAACACAGGTGGTCTAAAACGGGCTCTTTTTAGTAGGTCATATTTGAGCTGAAAATGCAAGAATTTGGACAAGGCAACAGGCTAATATTCGGTTGATTATTTGGTGATTGAGAAAGAGAATATGGCGGTATCGGTATGTCATTCATCTACCGTACGGGCAGGGATATTGAGCGAGCTCCCCTACTCTTAGAAAGTTGCAACCTGCGGCTTGACCGTACTACAATTAGCTATTAAATGTGGAGGGTAGATGACCATTAGATTTAGATCATCAACCGAATGAATCATACAACCCAACAGAGTTCACTTTACACTACCGTCCAATTCAGGTTATTTAGGATCACTGCAAACCAGTCTCACAGTGCACGACAGGGAGAGAATACCAATAATGAGCGAACGCCCTTCTTTATTTTAGGCCTTAGCGGAGGTTAAGAGTAGAAGGTGATTTCTTTCGAAACTAATCATTTGTAACATTCGTTTTTAAGAACATTTGCAGCCTTCACCCACAATCCATTGACAACAAGAATCTGCTTGACAGGGACTTTTATTTTTATTGGAACAACCACAATTTGAAGTACTTGCACAAGTTTTGACGCTATTACCAGGTTCTTCACATGCAATACCATCATTATCAGCATCTAAATCATTTCTACACTCTGGATCCGCATTAAACGCCGCTTGCGCTGCTGACTGAGAAGTGTAATTAGCACAGTTCGTGTCTCTACATGGAGTTGAAAAATCGTCAACAGAGGCAGTTTCACAAGAAAAAAGGACTACTAAAAGCACTACTATCCCAACAGTTTCTTTTATCATTAGAATATATATTTAGTTAAAAATAATTGAACTCAATGGCTTGATATAGAATATCATACCAATTTTATTTCCTCCTACTGTTGCCATATTCAAAGGTTAAATGAAATATTTGACACAAAATTGATGATAACAACCACACAAACCCCACCTCCCTAGTGGTCTTTATATCGTTTGTACCCGGACTGTGTCCGTTTTAGTTAATACGCTAATAATGTTATTCTTCTCGATGGGCTACTGACACCTTTGGGTGCAGTAGAGTAGACTTTAATTGCTGCGTCGGTCTAGGTGTAGCAAAATAGTCCAAAGTCGGCAAAGTATCAAAAGAAATTGGCAGTGGTCTATGGAGCACTGTCCCATGCTTTCGTAGCACCGGTGACGAAAGCTCAACAGAGGAAAAGCACATCCTACACAAAGTCTGCGCAGACATAAGCCCTCTCGGGTTTGGAGTCAGCATCCAGATGGGGCTTTGGAAGCCATGTGCAGGACTTCGTCAAAAGCACTTGATGTTGTCGCTACTGGGCTGCTTGCTTATTGGCTTTCTTCTCCGCTTTGCTCACACCGATGGGGATCGTCGCATAGATATTCCACGAACGATTGTAGTTGTCATCTGCTGCTTTGCTCACGTCCACCAAGCCAAAATAATAGTTCACCCCTAGACTCATCCCTTTGTCGGGACGCAGGGAATACCCCAAGCCGACGGTCGCACCTGCGTCCAACCGGGCATAGTCCCCTTTGACTTGGTAGCGGATCTTCCCCTCATAGTCCCCCGACTCGATCTCAAACACATCCTCTGCGGTACGCAGCAGCCCTACCTGGGGTCCCGCATTGAAATACAAGCGGCTCTTCAGTTTGTAGCGTACCAGCAGCGGCAGCTGAATATAGGACAGCTCCCGGTTGACCTTGCCTTGGGCCAAGATGATGTCCATGTCTGGATCCCCCGTCTCATAGGCTTCCAATCCCTTGCCCCCCATTTTGGAGATCATCAGACACGACGGTGCAAAGGACCACCCTTCCTTCATTTTCACATCAAAATAGAATCCCAATTGAAATGCCCCCAGTCCGGCCTCTTGCTCCAAATCTGTCATCTGCGACATGCTCAAGCCAGTCGTCAACCCAAATTCTAGTTTGTCCGAATTGAGCTTGTCCCCCAACAGCAATGAGATGAGGACCTGACCATAAGATACCGACTGCATCAGCAATACGCAATAAACCAACAAGACTAGCTTTTTCATAGGAGGTAGGATTCGTTTTCATCCTAAAACTAGGCTTTTTCGACGCGAAATGCACACTTCGTCTTTTTTGTTTGATTGATTCTGCATTTGCTTGCTTTACAATGCATTGAAAATAAGCTACCTTCGCGGAATCATTTATTCAAAGTAAAACAGCAACATGGTCATCTTCAAGAAGTTCGCATTTGATTCCGCCCATTTCTTGCCCAACGTCCCAGAGGGGCACAAGTGCAAGAACGTACATGGTCACACGTATCATTTGACCGTATTTCTCGAAGGGGATCTGGATGAGGATTTTCAGTGGGTGATGGACTTCAAAGACCTCAAGGATGTGGTCAAGCCAGTCATCGACAGGTTGGATCACAACATGATCAACGACATCCCAGGACTAGAAAATCCTACTGCCGAGCGCATCACCGTATGGATTTGGGATCAGATCAAGCCACACTTGCCGTTGTTGAGTAAATTGGAACTGAACGAAACACCGACCAGTGGAGTGGTCTACGAAGGAAAATAACATGAGTACACAGCAGCACGATATCGAAATCATGGCACCCGCTGGCTCTTACGAGTCACTGATGGCAGCCATCAAAGGAGGCGCTAATTCTATCTACTTTGGCGTAGAGCAGCTCAACATGCGCGCACGCTCATCCAACAATTTCACACTCGAAGACCTCAAAAAAATCGCCAACATCTGTGACGAGAATGGGCTCAAGTCCTACATCACGATGAATACAGTGATGTATGATCACGACATGAACCTCATGCGATCGATCGTCGATGCAGCCAAAGAAAGCGGCATCTCAGCCATCATCGCAGCAGACCACTCGGTCATGAACTATGCCAAGAAAATAGGCTTCCCGATACATATCTCTACACAAGCCAACATCTCCAACATCGAGACCGTCGAGTTTTACTCCGTCTATGCCGATGTGATGGTCATGGCCCGTGAGCTCAGCCTCATGCAGGTCGCAGACATCACCCGTGAGATCAAAAAAAGAGACATCCGTGGCCCCAAAGGCGAGCTCGTACGTATCGAAGTGTTCGCACATGGCGCACTATGTATGGCCGTATCAGGCAAGTGCTACCTCAGTCTACACTCGGATTTCTCCTCGGCCAACAGAGGAGCCTGCGTACAAAACTGCCGCAGAGAGTACACCGTCAAAGATGACCGTGGCAATGAACTCAAAATCGACAATGAGTACATCATGAGTGCGGCGGACCTCTGCACGATCGACTTCATGGACAAGGTCGTCGAAGCAGGCGTCTCTGTATTCAAAATCGAAGGCAGAGGCCGTGCTGCAGACTACGTCTACACCACCACCAAATGCTACCGAGACGCAGGTGACGCCATCAATGCAGGCACCTACGGACCGGAGAAGTTTACCCAATGGAAGCTCGACTTGGAGAAAGTCTACAACCGAGGGTTCTGGGACGGCTACTACCTCGGTAGAAAAATGGGCGAATGGAGCGAAGTACACGGTTCCAAGGCAACCACTAAAAAAATATTGCTAGGCAAAGGCGTCAAGTACTTTAGCAAACTAGGTGTGGGGGAATTCCAGATGGAAACTCACACCCTCGAGAGTGGAGACGAGATCATGATCACAGGACCGACCACAGGCATCGTCACGACCAAGGTAGGCGAAATGAGGGTAGGCAACCAACCGGTCAATCAGGTCAAAAAAGGAGACAACTTCTCCATCGCCATCGAGGAGACCATTCGTGCCTCAGACAAGCTGTACAAAATCATACCAGCCTAAGGCGCATGTTCAAAATCATCCACTACCGTGACAAATGCATCGGGTGCTACGCCTGCGTAGAAATCGCCCCCGATCGCTGGCGCATCTCCAAAAAAGATGGACGCTGCACACTCGTGGGATCCAAAATCAAGAAAGGCATCTACCAAGTGGATGCCTTTGACGAGGAATTGGAAGAAAACAAACGAGCGGCTGCCAGCTGCCCTGTCAACATCATCAAGATCAACGGCAAGTAAGCCCTGTCTCCTCTAGAGGATTTCTATCTGTTGTAGTGCTTCTGCAGACCATTGACGATATTCCACTGGGCCAGAAGATAGGTCAGCATGACCCATATACCCGCATTCTCCATGGGGAGATAGTACCGATCCAAAGCCAGTAGAGCATCCGATAGCAGGAAGAGAATCGCTCCAAATATCACCTGACTCACTCCTTGCTGGTCGGAGCGACCGTTTCGGTAGATGGCACTCAGCACCATCGCGATGAGAATCAATGCATAGCCCGCAACAGGCAGCTTCAAGTCTCCCAGGTGAGGCCACAACGCCGACATCAGCACACCAAACACAATCAAGAAAGGCACGGCATAAAGCAGTTTGGCCAGTGCATTGGGAGAAGGACTCTCAGGTACGACTGCCTTGGCAAAAGACTGTATATAAAGTAGGTGCGCAACGGCAAAAGCACCCAAGCCCAACAGAAAATACATGGGCTGATCGTACATCAGTACCGAGTCTCCTACAAACGAGAAAATCAAAGCTCCTGCTGCCCACAAAAACGATGGCGTCAATCGCCCGGTAGTGCCTTGTCGAAAGTACACCAACAAAACAGGCATCAGTAGTGGTTTGGTAAAATGCCGAAAATGCGTCGCGTCAAACATAAGCGCCAACAACTCTGCTACGCAGACAGTGACAAACACATATTTCAAGATTTGGTGAGATGATTTCCCTTTCATGATCAAACTTCTGTTACGACTGGCAAATTACGCACACTTTTCGAAAATAGGTAAAGAAACCCAACGGCCGACATGGCAGCACACGCATAAAACACCCTCGAAATATTCGAGAGATCATTGGCATAAAGCCAGCCACTCAACAGTGCCCCCAAACCTATCCCCACCTCCAAGAAAATATACATGGTAGCCATGCCTCTCCCTCTGCGGTTGACATCACTGAGATCCACTGTCCATGCAAATACCGTAGGAGAACAGAGCCCTGACCCCAGCCCATAGAGGACCGCCGTAAACAGCAACAGAAATACTGAATCAGCATTGGCCAAACACAACAAGGCTATACAAATGATGAAACTCCCAACTTTGAGAACGGGGACACGCCCGTACTTGTCCGAGGCTTTGCCCGCTACGATACGTACCAGCAGGGAAGCCACCGTGTAATAGGTAAAAAACAGGCCCCTCGACATGCCCAGTTGGTCACTGACATCTGGCAAAACGGTCAATATCGCTCCAAAAGCAAAGACAGACAACATCAACATAAATGCTGGCGCAAAGACCTTGGGCTCGTAGATTTCGTCACGATGAATTCGAAAATGCTCCCATCTCACCGGCTCCTTGTGGACCAAGGTCTCCTTCATCCCGATCAATATCAACACGGAAAGCACCGCAGCAAACGACGAACAATAGAACATGATATCCAACGAAAAATGCTCGGCAATCAGCGGCCCTACGGCAGGTCCCAAAGCCATCCCCATCGTACCAAAGAAACCAATCACACCCATCGCCTCCCCACGCTTGGAAAACGGAATAATATCCGCCACATACGCGGAGGTACCCGTAGGCTTGAAACCCGTAGAAAAACCATTAAACAGACGCAACAACAAAAACGCCCACACACTCCCAGCCAAAGGATACATCAAGCCTGCTACGCCGCAGACCAGTGCCCCGACGATCATCACAGGGACACGTCCTACCCTATCTGCAAGTTTCCCACTGAAGGGGCGAGACAAGCCAGCAGTCAAGGTAAACAAAGCGATGATCAGCCCTTTGTACTCCCCACCTCCCAGCCGGGTCAGGTGCGAAGGCAGCTCTGGTATGATCATATTGAAACTACTAAAGAAAAGCAATCCACTCAGACAGAGGAGTCCAAATTGAAGTGTATATATGGATTCGGTGTTGTTGTTCATGGGCTACAAATCTACGCGGACTTGGCCTAGCACTTCTCCCTTACATTTGAAATAATTGTGAAATCTAGGTACTCCCCTAGTCACTCGTTTAGAAACTGGTGTAGGTAGACTGATTGCGGCGATCAAGTTTAAGATCCTTGAGCAACTGAGAATTCACCGCGATACGCACATAGTAGGACTGGCGTGGACCAAAAGGCACCCAGTTGAAACTCAGGTTCCAACAGTGCAAATCACGACTCACGTTGATTCGTGTCACGGTAAACTCCTTCTCCTTCATGTCGTACCCCGAATTGAAGCCTATCCGGGTCTTGTCTGTGATATTGAGTGTCCCGTTGAAATTCAGTGTTTGCGTGATGACCGCATCTGCGTACCCTGTCTTACTGTAATTGAACGCATAGTTGACATTCAAACTCCAAGGGACATCAAAAGGGACATAAGCATTGGGGTCATAGGAGATGTAGTTGTTGACGTTTCCTGCTTCGAAATTATCGCTATTGAAAGGATCGTTTTGCGAAAGCGGATTGT
The DNA window shown above is from Reichenbachiella sp. 5M10 and carries:
- the queD gene encoding 6-carboxytetrahydropterin synthase QueD translates to MVIFKKFAFDSAHFLPNVPEGHKCKNVHGHTYHLTVFLEGDLDEDFQWVMDFKDLKDVVKPVIDRLDHNMINDIPGLENPTAERITVWIWDQIKPHLPLLSKLELNETPTSGVVYEGK
- a CDS encoding porin family protein encodes the protein MKKLVLLVYCVLLMQSVSYGQVLISLLLGDKLNSDKLEFGLTTGLSMSQMTDLEQEAGLGAFQLGFYFDVKMKEGWSFAPSCLMISKMGGKGLEAYETGDPDMDIILAQGKVNRELSYIQLPLLVRYKLKSRLYFNAGPQVGLLRTAEDVFEIESGDYEGKIRYQVKGDYARLDAGATVGLGYSLRPDKGMSLGVNYYFGLVDVSKAADDNYNRSWNIYATIPIGVSKAEKKANKQAAQ
- a CDS encoding helix-turn-helix transcriptional regulator, giving the protein MLPITYTLTQSTQWIETLHRQLPSTLADNTLTLLPEVGSGTIRVFEIQPGLYVTYIDVQLNQPVQLHRVPASSNDHFIVNFHISQTTILKETEHNSYQLGLSNQSVLLSSAMTQAKLSLPTHQPIHVFNITFSKAWFETNLQENNSTLSHLLSQEVGIYLFENLDYTLSQTIAGFRAQPEQFSKINLFARVLQILSHFFDKVENRAHTQSKSIAPTDLKALMAVRHALEQNWDTPQSNETLASSAGMSLSKFKGLFKQVFGITPYQYHLQYKLDKAKEMLLQQQHSISEVGYLIGYSNLSQFSKAFKKYHGQLPREILGA
- a CDS encoding lysoplasmalogenase, whose protein sequence is MKGKSSHQILKYVFVTVCVAELLALMFDATHFRHFTKPLLMPVLLVYFRQGTTGRLTPSFLWAAGALIFSFVGDSVLMYDQPMYFLLGLGAFAVAHLLYIQSFAKAVVPESPSPNALAKLLYAVPFLIVFGVLMSALWPHLGDLKLPVAGYALILIAMVLSAIYRNGRSDQQGVSQVIFGAILFLLSDALLALDRYYLPMENAGIWVMLTYLLAQWNIVNGLQKHYNR
- a CDS encoding excalibur calcium-binding domain-containing protein codes for the protein MIKETVGIVVLLVVLFSCETASVDDFSTPCRDTNCANYTSQSAAQAAFNADPECRNDLDADNDGIACEEPGNSVKTCASTSNCGCSNKNKSPCQADSCCQWIVGEGCKCS
- a CDS encoding peptidase U32 family protein, with the protein product MSTQQHDIEIMAPAGSYESLMAAIKGGANSIYFGVEQLNMRARSSNNFTLEDLKKIANICDENGLKSYITMNTVMYDHDMNLMRSIVDAAKESGISAIIAADHSVMNYAKKIGFPIHISTQANISNIETVEFYSVYADVMVMARELSLMQVADITREIKKRDIRGPKGELVRIEVFAHGALCMAVSGKCYLSLHSDFSSANRGACVQNCRREYTVKDDRGNELKIDNEYIMSAADLCTIDFMDKVVEAGVSVFKIEGRGRAADYVYTTTKCYRDAGDAINAGTYGPEKFTQWKLDLEKVYNRGFWDGYYLGRKMGEWSEVHGSKATTKKILLGKGVKYFSKLGVGEFQMETHTLESGDEIMITGPTTGIVTTKVGEMRVGNQPVNQVKKGDNFSIAIEETIRASDKLYKIIPA
- a CDS encoding ferredoxin — encoded protein: MFKIIHYRDKCIGCYACVEIAPDRWRISKKDGRCTLVGSKIKKGIYQVDAFDEELEENKRAAASCPVNIIKINGK
- a CDS encoding MFS transporter, with the translated sequence MNNNTESIYTLQFGLLCLSGLLFFSSFNMIIPELPSHLTRLGGGEYKGLIIALFTLTAGLSRPFSGKLADRVGRVPVMIVGALVCGVAGLMYPLAGSVWAFLLLRLFNGFSTGFKPTGTSAYVADIIPFSKRGEAMGVIGFFGTMGMALGPAVGPLIAEHFSLDIMFYCSSFAAVLSVLILIGMKETLVHKEPVRWEHFRIHRDEIYEPKVFAPAFMLMLSVFAFGAILTVLPDVSDQLGMSRGLFFTYYTVASLLVRIVAGKASDKYGRVPVLKVGSFIICIALLCLANADSVFLLLFTAVLYGLGSGLCSPTVFAWTVDLSDVNRRGRGMATMYIFLEVGIGLGALLSGWLYANDLSNISRVFYACAAMSAVGFLYLFSKSVRNLPVVTEV